In Thermococcus sp., a single window of DNA contains:
- a CDS encoding NOG1 family protein: MKNPFEKMPTVLTADELIDKAFRRAEKAASAFTPKGGPKAKARGREELRVRTVSNVLRDNLKKLLDRTPGVSELPEFYRELVDTLVNRGQFHRSLGRVNWAIKTIRTLEQRYVEKIRYSRDPMEISKLRRAYYGRIASIIKDIADDLEYLNQARNALKNLPVIDLELPTVVIAGHPNVGKSTLLRALTNAKPEIATYPFTTKGINVGQFEEHYLKYQVIDTPGLLDRPLSERNEVERQAVLALKHLGRVIVYIFDPSEYCGYPVSEQTHLFEEIYAEFGEFPFIVVLNKVDIADEGHIKAVEEFVRSKGLEPLRISALNGEGLDELKRHVIELVKPMVEEQARKIMEKELRKYRDELEL, encoded by the coding sequence ATGAAGAATCCATTCGAGAAGATGCCGACGGTGCTTACCGCTGATGAGCTCATCGACAAGGCGTTTCGAAGGGCTGAGAAGGCGGCCTCAGCTTTCACACCTAAGGGAGGACCCAAGGCCAAGGCAAGGGGGAGGGAAGAGTTAAGGGTTAGAACGGTCTCAAACGTGCTGCGCGACAACCTGAAAAAGCTCTTAGACCGGACACCAGGCGTCTCTGAGCTTCCGGAGTTCTACCGTGAGTTGGTTGATACCCTCGTCAATAGGGGCCAGTTTCACCGCTCGCTGGGAAGGGTCAACTGGGCCATAAAAACAATCCGAACCCTTGAACAGAGGTACGTGGAGAAAATCCGGTACTCGAGGGATCCGATGGAGATATCCAAGCTGAGGCGGGCGTACTACGGGAGGATAGCCAGCATTATCAAGGACATAGCAGATGACCTTGAGTACCTCAATCAGGCGAGGAACGCACTCAAAAACCTACCCGTCATTGACCTGGAACTTCCTACGGTCGTCATAGCGGGCCATCCGAACGTGGGCAAGAGCACCCTCCTGCGTGCCTTAACGAACGCTAAGCCGGAGATCGCCACGTATCCCTTCACCACCAAAGGCATAAACGTCGGCCAGTTCGAGGAGCACTACCTGAAATACCAGGTCATAGACACACCGGGTTTGCTCGACAGGCCGCTGAGCGAGAGGAACGAGGTCGAGAGGCAGGCCGTTCTTGCCCTGAAACACCTCGGCAGGGTCATCGTCTACATCTTCGACCCCAGCGAGTACTGCGGGTACCCCGTGAGTGAGCAGACCCACCTGTTCGAGGAAATCTACGCCGAGTTCGGCGAGTTCCCCTTCATCGTTGTCCTCAACAAGGTGGACATAGCGGACGAGGGGCACATTAAGGCCGTTGAAGAATTCGTCCGCTCCAAGGGGCTCGAACCCCTCAGAATCTCGGCTCTGAACGGTGAGGGTCTGGATGAGCTGAAGAGACATGTCATTGAGCTGGTCAAACCGATGGTTGAGGAGCAGGCAAGGAAAATAATGGAGAAAGAGCTGCGGAAGTATAGGGACGAGCTGGAGCTCTGA
- the pyrG gene encoding glutamine hydrolyzing CTP synthase, with the protein MAKFIFVTGGVVSGLGKGITSASLGMLMKARGFRTTTIKIDPYLNYDAGTMNPYQHGEVFVLDDGGEVDLDLGNYERFLDTSLTFDHNITTGKVYSAVIERERRGDYLGATVQVIPHITDEIKSRIREIARGHDVVVVEVGGTVGDIESMPFLEAARQMQLEEGRENVAFVHVTYVPKLKVVGEQKTKPTQHSVKELRSLGIQPDAIVARSEEPLEEEARRKISLFTNVPGEAVISAYDVEDTYEVPLMLEKEGLARYITKRLGLPEKEPKLDAWKGMVEKYKSLKDTVEIAVVGKYTKLADSYLSIKEALKHSSVANDVKVRIRWIEAEDVEKHGVKLLEGVDGIIVPGGFGARGTEGKMLAARYARENDVPFLGICFGFQLTVVEFARNVLGLTGAHSTEIDPQTPYPVVDLMPEQRGLDKLGGTMRLGAYPVKIKPGTLARELYGRELIYERHRHRWEVNPEYIEKFEEAGLVFSGIAGDDERRMEILELPEKRYFIATQFHPEFKSRPMNPAPVFKGLVRAAKERKFGSG; encoded by the coding sequence ATGGCAAAGTTCATATTTGTCACCGGTGGTGTTGTCAGTGGTCTTGGAAAGGGCATAACCAGCGCTTCCCTCGGAATGCTCATGAAGGCGCGCGGTTTCAGAACCACCACCATTAAGATAGACCCCTACCTCAACTACGACGCCGGAACCATGAACCCCTACCAGCACGGAGAGGTCTTCGTCCTCGACGACGGCGGTGAGGTTGACCTCGACCTCGGCAACTACGAGCGCTTTCTCGACACCAGCTTAACCTTCGATCACAACATAACCACTGGGAAGGTCTATTCCGCGGTTATAGAGCGGGAGAGGCGAGGCGATTACCTGGGGGCAACCGTCCAGGTCATACCCCACATCACGGATGAGATAAAGTCCCGCATACGGGAAATCGCAAGGGGGCATGATGTCGTTGTCGTGGAGGTCGGTGGAACCGTCGGCGACATAGAGAGCATGCCTTTCCTCGAAGCGGCCCGGCAGATGCAGCTCGAGGAGGGAAGGGAGAACGTCGCCTTCGTTCACGTCACCTACGTGCCGAAGCTTAAGGTCGTTGGCGAGCAGAAGACGAAACCCACCCAGCACAGCGTTAAGGAGCTCCGCTCTCTTGGAATACAGCCTGACGCGATAGTCGCGCGTTCGGAGGAACCACTTGAGGAAGAGGCCAGAAGAAAGATAAGCCTCTTCACAAACGTTCCTGGAGAGGCCGTCATAAGCGCCTACGACGTTGAGGACACCTATGAGGTCCCACTCATGCTCGAAAAGGAAGGCCTGGCCAGGTACATCACCAAGAGGCTCGGCCTCCCCGAGAAAGAGCCAAAACTGGACGCCTGGAAAGGTATGGTCGAAAAGTACAAGTCCCTGAAGGATACCGTTGAGATTGCCGTGGTCGGCAAGTACACAAAGCTCGCGGATTCCTACCTGAGCATAAAGGAGGCCCTCAAACATTCAAGTGTTGCAAACGACGTGAAGGTAAGGATTCGCTGGATTGAGGCTGAGGATGTCGAGAAGCACGGTGTAAAGCTCCTTGAAGGTGTTGACGGCATAATAGTCCCCGGCGGCTTTGGAGCTCGCGGAACAGAGGGCAAGATGCTCGCGGCCCGCTACGCGAGGGAGAACGATGTTCCCTTCCTAGGTATCTGCTTTGGATTTCAGCTTACCGTCGTTGAGTTTGCGCGCAACGTCTTGGGACTGACGGGTGCGCACTCCACCGAGATCGACCCGCAGACACCGTATCCAGTCGTTGACCTTATGCCGGAACAGAGGGGCCTCGACAAGCTCGGCGGAACGATGCGACTTGGTGCCTATCCAGTCAAGATAAAGCCTGGAACCCTAGCTAGGGAACTCTACGGAAGGGAGCTGATTTACGAGCGCCACAGGCACCGCTGGGAGGTCAATCCGGAGTACATAGAGAAGTTTGAGGAGGCCGGCCTGGTATTCAGCGGCATAGCCGGTGACGACGAGAGGAGGATGGAGATACTCGAGCTCCCGGAGAAGAGGTACTTCATAGCCACCCAGTTCCACCCCGAGTTCAAGTCAAGGCCAATGAACCCTGCACCGGTGTTCAAGGGGCTGGTAAGGGCCGCTAAAGAGAGAAAGTTTGGGAGCGGTTAA
- the glmU gene encoding bifunctional sugar-1-phosphate nucleotidylyltransferase/acetyltransferase, whose product MKGVILAAGRGERLRPLTDDRPKVVLKVANRPVVEYVLENLDPFVDEFVMVVRYEKEKLVETLGDEFNGKPITYVEQLPGNGTAKAIESAEGHVGDENFIVVNGDIYFEIEAIKELISVFRRENADVALVLKHFDDLSHFGEVNVEGDLVKGVKEKPGKVPGYANLGIYAFRPAVFEFIKRTGLSERGEYEITDTLNLMIGAGRKVVHALYGGYWNDIGRPWDLLGLNEYLLKNKLEHRVMGTVEEGVTIVPPVEIGEGTVVRSGAYIVGPVKIGRNSKIGPNCFIRPYTSIGDNCHVGNAVEVKNSIIMDGSNAPHLNYVGDSIVGENTNLGAGTITANLRHDRGNIRVEVKGRLEDSGRHKLGAIIGHGVKVGINVTIYPGRKIGSGSFIGPGVIVDENVPSGTLVVVKQEKILRGMKG is encoded by the coding sequence TTGAAGGGAGTGATCCTCGCAGCTGGAAGGGGGGAAAGACTTAGACCCCTTACCGATGACAGGCCTAAGGTGGTTTTGAAGGTCGCCAACAGGCCCGTAGTGGAGTACGTCCTTGAGAATCTTGACCCCTTTGTAGATGAATTTGTGATGGTAGTCAGGTACGAGAAGGAAAAGCTTGTGGAAACCCTTGGGGACGAATTCAACGGAAAACCGATAACGTACGTTGAACAGCTCCCGGGTAACGGGACGGCAAAGGCTATAGAATCCGCGGAGGGCCACGTTGGAGATGAAAACTTTATCGTGGTTAACGGGGATATCTACTTTGAGATCGAAGCAATTAAAGAGCTGATATCCGTTTTCAGGAGGGAGAATGCCGATGTGGCCCTCGTTCTGAAGCACTTTGATGATCTCAGCCATTTCGGGGAGGTCAATGTTGAGGGGGATCTCGTTAAAGGTGTCAAGGAGAAACCTGGAAAAGTACCCGGCTACGCCAACCTAGGGATATACGCGTTCAGACCCGCTGTTTTTGAGTTCATTAAAAGAACTGGCTTGAGCGAGCGGGGGGAGTACGAGATAACGGACACCCTTAACCTCATGATAGGGGCGGGTAGAAAGGTTGTCCACGCCCTGTACGGAGGATACTGGAACGACATAGGACGGCCGTGGGACCTCCTGGGGCTTAACGAGTACCTTCTGAAGAACAAACTGGAACACAGAGTCATGGGCACCGTGGAGGAGGGAGTCACAATAGTCCCGCCGGTTGAGATCGGGGAGGGCACGGTTGTCAGGAGCGGAGCATACATCGTGGGTCCTGTTAAGATAGGAAGGAACTCCAAGATTGGACCCAACTGCTTTATCCGCCCGTACACGAGCATCGGGGACAACTGCCACGTGGGCAACGCGGTGGAGGTCAAGAATTCCATCATAATGGACGGTAGCAATGCACCGCACCTGAACTACGTCGGCGACTCAATAGTAGGGGAGAACACCAACCTGGGAGCTGGAACTATAACCGCCAACCTCAGGCACGACAGGGGCAACATTCGGGTTGAGGTGAAGGGCAGACTTGAGGATAGTGGCAGGCACAAGCTGGGGGCAATAATAGGGCATGGCGTCAAAGTTGGGATAAACGTTACGATTTACCCCGGCAGGAAGATAGGGAGCGGCTCCTTTATCGGGCCGGGTGTGATCGTTGATGAGAACGTGCCCTCAGGCACGCTCGTCGTTGTGAAACAGGAAAAGATCTTGAGGGGGATGAAGGGTTGA
- a CDS encoding undecaprenyl-diphosphate phosphatase: MGYGAALIAGILWGLTPWLPVSDSGNFATSLLSGFTGYGGYFIPAYLGALMAALYHFRNEISEGLRRLLFRDVRVEMKFLFYSSMFTILVGFVLYAGLKARLSPVMADAVNAVVGLLIMLCAFAGPLAGNINVEMKGHPDDPSLMDAIVSGIAQGFAAVGGLSRPVLTVGSLLAGGLRAKRALELSFMMAPVFMTLRLLFTGSPPTPPMPVAFSAFLTAFVVSLLLMNGLLMLAEKLGNRRFSLLFGGTAVLVCVVGVII, from the coding sequence ATGGGGTACGGTGCCGCACTGATAGCTGGAATTCTCTGGGGCCTGACACCATGGCTTCCCGTAAGCGACTCTGGTAATTTTGCAACCTCATTACTCTCCGGCTTCACTGGATACGGGGGATATTTTATCCCAGCGTACCTCGGCGCCCTGATGGCTGCCCTGTACCATTTTAGAAACGAGATCTCAGAGGGCTTGCGGAGGCTTCTTTTCAGGGACGTCCGGGTGGAGATGAAGTTCCTGTTCTATTCCTCGATGTTCACCATTCTCGTGGGCTTCGTTCTCTACGCCGGTCTGAAGGCACGGTTATCCCCCGTGATGGCTGACGCCGTTAACGCGGTTGTAGGTCTCCTTATAATGCTCTGTGCCTTCGCTGGTCCCTTGGCGGGCAATATCAACGTTGAAATGAAGGGGCATCCCGATGATCCGTCCCTTATGGACGCCATTGTGTCGGGGATTGCCCAGGGCTTTGCTGCGGTGGGCGGTCTATCAAGGCCTGTCCTGACAGTGGGTTCGCTGTTAGCCGGTGGCCTTCGTGCCAAGAGGGCATTGGAGCTAAGCTTTATGATGGCCCCAGTTTTCATGACTCTCCGCCTTCTGTTCACTGGGAGTCCACCCACTCCTCCCATGCCGGTCGCCTTTTCCGCCTTCCTTACCGCCTTTGTGGTGAGCCTGCTGCTGATGAACGGTCTTCTTATGCTGGCGGAGAAGCTTGGAAATAGGAGGTTTTCCCTGCTGTTTGGTGGAACCGCCGTTTTAGTGTGCGTAGTGGGGGTGATAATTTGA
- a CDS encoding 30S ribosomal protein S8e, with protein MAIWQGRSLRKPSGGRIIFARKKRKYELGREPAFTKVGEEREKKKIIRTYGGNRKVRLIEALYANVFEDGKGKKVKILNVLKNPANRQYVRRNIVTRGAIIETEAGKAIVTSRPGQDGIVNAVLIRGENA; from the coding sequence ATGGCTATCTGGCAGGGAAGGTCACTTAGGAAGCCTTCAGGCGGAAGGATAATCTTCGCGAGGAAAAAGAGGAAGTACGAGCTCGGCAGAGAGCCGGCCTTCACCAAGGTTGGCGAGGAGAGGGAAAAGAAGAAGATCATCAGGACCTACGGTGGAAACAGAAAAGTCCGTCTCATCGAGGCCCTCTACGCCAACGTTTTCGAGGACGGAAAGGGCAAGAAGGTCAAGATCCTCAACGTCCTTAAGAACCCGGCCAACAGGCAGTACGTCAGGAGAAACATCGTCACCAGGGGCGCCATCATCGAGACTGAGGCCGGCAAGGCCATCGTCACCAGCAGGCCCGGCCAGGACGGCATCGTCAATGCGGTCCTAATCAGGGGAGAGAACGCCTGA